One Myxosarcina sp. GI1 genomic window carries:
- a CDS encoding photosystem I reaction center subunit XI yields the protein MDEYTSIQPAAGDPQRGNLATPLNSSDFSKTFIGNLPAYRSGLSPFRRGLEVGLAHGYFIYGPFLVLGPLRDTASADIAAFLSSLGLITILTLCLSLYANAMGGEPVATVTTPEIPEGLKTKEGWSEFASGFFVGGVGGAFFAYFLLSTAYIGNIQELIPGL from the coding sequence ATGGACGAATATACTTCAATTCAACCTGCTGCTGGAGATCCTCAAAGAGGAAATCTAGCAACCCCTTTAAATTCATCCGATTTTAGCAAGACTTTTATTGGCAACCTTCCTGCTTACCGTTCGGGATTATCTCCATTTCGTCGGGGTTTAGAAGTTGGATTGGCTCACGGATATTTTATCTACGGTCCTTTTTTAGTATTGGGTCCCCTACGGGATACGGCGAGTGCTGACATTGCTGCTTTCTTGTCTTCCCTGGGTTTGATAACAATTCTGACTTTATGTCTATCTTTGTATGCTAACGCCATGGGCGGAGAACCAGTTGCTACAGTAACTACTCCCGAAATTCCTGAAGGTTTAAAAACTAAAGAAGGCTGGAGTGAATTTGCCAGTGGCTTCTTCGTTGGTGGCGTAGGTGGAGCGTTCTTTGCCTATTTCTTGTTATCTACGGCATATATTGGGAATATTCAAGAACTAATTCCTGGTCTTTAA
- a CDS encoding photosystem I reaction center subunit VIII: MIGDYAAAWLPVAMVPLVGLVGAGVAMALLFIYIENEA, from the coding sequence ATGATTGGCGATTATGCAGCAGCTTGGCTTCCCGTAGCAATGGTTCCTTTAGTCGGCTTGGTGGGTGCTGGGGTTGCTATGGCTCTTTTATTCATATACATCGAAAATGAGGCTTAA
- a CDS encoding EI24 domain-containing protein, which translates to MGKIIRKILGGFGTLSGASYPLRALLTFKRHPRLWKFIAVPILVNFVVAIALYGGLLFFGWQIVNGLEMDLALWLDRITTNLPQWLSFLEYAITGLFFVLRFILIIILLVATGFVLTQFGVLLGAPWYGQLSEQLEKIRTGKVEIIEINIVSDLGRAILYELKKLVLIAIVGIPLLVSGLFPGVGTVISTVGSFILTVTIVSLDFLDSPLERRRLRFRHKLSIVGRSLPASATFGVVCLGLISIPLVNLVTIPLCVASGTLFVCDRILPRLPRHYFLKS; encoded by the coding sequence ATGGGAAAAATTATCAGGAAAATTTTAGGTGGCTTTGGTACTCTATCGGGGGCGAGTTATCCTTTAAGAGCATTGTTGACTTTTAAAAGGCATCCCCGTCTATGGAAATTTATTGCCGTCCCAATTTTGGTTAATTTTGTTGTGGCGATCGCGCTGTATGGAGGCTTACTTTTTTTTGGTTGGCAAATTGTTAACGGGCTAGAAATGGATTTGGCTTTATGGCTCGATAGAATAACTACTAATTTACCGCAATGGTTGTCTTTTTTGGAATATGCCATTACAGGATTGTTCTTTGTACTGCGCTTTATTTTAATAATAATTTTATTGGTAGCTACGGGATTTGTTCTCACCCAATTTGGAGTTTTGCTTGGCGCACCTTGGTACGGTCAACTATCAGAACAGTTAGAAAAAATTCGCACTGGTAAAGTAGAAATTATTGAAATTAATATCGTCAGCGATTTAGGCAGAGCAATTTTATACGAACTAAAAAAATTAGTTTTAATAGCCATAGTAGGTATCCCTTTACTTGTATCGGGTTTATTTCCAGGTGTGGGAACCGTTATTTCTACTGTTGGCTCTTTTATCTTAACCGTTACTATTGTTAGTCTCGATTTTCTCGATTCTCCTCTCGAAAGAAGGAGACTGCGCTTTCGTCACAAACTGTCAATTGTCGGGCGTAGTTTACCCGCTAGTGCGACGTTTGGTGTAGTTTGTCTGGGCTTGATAAGTATTCCCTTAGTAAATCTAGTAACTATTCCTTTGTGTGTCGCTTCGGGAACTTTATTTGTCTGCGATCGCATCTTACCAAGATTACCCAGGCATTATTTTCTCAAAAGTTGA
- a CDS encoding cytochrome c biogenesis protein: MSDSNSLSPRSLFRRFVGIIADLRLAIVMLLVIAVLSIAGTVIEQGESLTFYQQNYPESPALYGFLTWKVILAWGLNHVYSTWWYLSLLVLFGTSLTACTFTRQLPALKAARKWKHYQQSRQFEKLALSTELDSGSLKTLAPLLEQKNYKVFQQDNAIYARKGIIGRIGPIIVHAGMLIVLAGGVWGIFTGFFAQEMIPSGKFFQVRNIIEAGPLATAQIPTDWGVKVNRFWIDYTEDGAIDQFYSDLSVISDCGEELKRQTIYVNQPLRYDGVTFYQTNWAIAAVRVRLNNSPIFQLPMAKLETLGGGNIWGTWLPIKPDLSKGVSLLAQDLQGTVLVYDRSGKLINAVRIGQSIVVDDINLQLIDVIGSTGLQIKADPGVPIVYSGFALLMLGVVMSYFSHSQIWALETEDNFYFGGKTNRAQVTFEREIIGIIEQLEESSVSESVTEPSKSTV; encoded by the coding sequence ATGTCGGATTCTAATTCTCTGTCACCCCGTTCTCTGTTTCGCCGTTTTGTTGGCATAATTGCCGATTTGCGTTTGGCGATTGTCATGCTGCTGGTAATTGCCGTATTGAGTATTGCAGGTACGGTTATCGAACAGGGAGAATCTCTAACTTTCTATCAGCAAAACTATCCCGAATCCCCTGCTTTATATGGCTTTTTAACGTGGAAAGTCATTTTAGCCTGGGGTTTAAATCATGTTTATAGTACCTGGTGGTATTTATCTTTACTGGTTCTATTTGGCACTAGCCTAACCGCCTGTACTTTTACTCGTCAGTTGCCAGCCCTAAAAGCTGCCCGTAAATGGAAGCACTATCAACAATCCCGTCAGTTTGAAAAATTAGCTTTGAGTACGGAGTTAGATTCTGGTTCCCTTAAAACTCTTGCACCTTTATTAGAACAAAAAAACTACAAAGTTTTTCAGCAAGATAATGCTATTTACGCTCGTAAAGGTATTATCGGACGTATTGGACCGATTATCGTTCATGCAGGGATGTTAATCGTTCTCGCTGGAGGAGTTTGGGGCATATTTACGGGGTTTTTCGCCCAAGAGATGATTCCTAGCGGTAAGTTTTTTCAGGTGAGAAATATTATCGAAGCAGGACCGTTAGCCACCGCGCAAATTCCTACCGACTGGGGAGTAAAAGTAAATCGCTTTTGGATTGACTATACAGAAGATGGCGCGATCGATCAATTTTATTCCGATCTTTCGGTAATAAGCGACTGCGGTGAAGAATTAAAACGCCAGACAATTTATGTCAATCAACCCTTACGCTACGACGGGGTTACTTTCTATCAAACCAATTGGGCGATCGCGGCAGTTAGAGTTCGACTCAACAACAGCCCCATTTTTCAGTTACCGATGGCTAAATTAGAAACATTAGGCGGCGGTAACATCTGGGGAACCTGGTTGCCCATCAAACCCGATCTCAGTAAAGGGGTTTCGTTGTTGGCACAAGACTTACAGGGTACTGTTTTAGTCTACGATCGCTCTGGAAAATTAATTAATGCAGTCCGTATTGGTCAGAGTATTGTTGTCGATGACATTAATCTCCAGCTAATCGACGTAATTGGCAGTACGGGTTTACAAATTAAAGCCGATCCTGGCGTTCCCATCGTTTATAGCGGCTTTGCCCTGTTGATGTTGGGTGTCGTAATGAGCTATTTTTCCCACTCGCAAATTTGGGCGTTAGAAACGGAAGATAATTTTTATTTTGGTGGTAAAACCAATCGCGCTCAGGTCACTTTTGAAAGAGAAATTATTGGTATTATCGAACAGTTAGAAGAATCATCCGTTAGCGAATCAGTTACAGAACCAAGCAAATCGACAGTTTGA
- a CDS encoding cytochrome c biogenesis protein CcdA gives MLEFIQTQLFWLERYADRLVSTQLTHLSIVSLGIIFVAGLLTSLTPCMLSMLPITVGYIGGYESQGRLQAAAQSMWFAFGLATTLAALGIVATSVGKVYGQIGIGLPIFVSLVAIAMGLNLLEILPLRFPSLGATDWIGEDLPSGVRSYLIGLTFGLIASPCSTPVLATLLAWVAATQDLVVGAGLLVAYAIGYVAPLVLAGTFTASIKKLLELRRWSSWINPVSGALLLGFGIFSLLTRVSSAIA, from the coding sequence ATGTTAGAATTTATACAAACGCAATTATTTTGGTTAGAAAGATATGCCGATCGCCTGGTTTCTACTCAACTAACCCATCTCAGCATCGTTAGTTTGGGAATTATTTTTGTAGCAGGATTGTTAACTAGTCTTACCCCCTGTATGTTGTCGATGCTGCCGATTACGGTTGGCTATATTGGGGGTTATGAGTCTCAGGGAAGATTGCAGGCTGCGGCACAGTCAATGTGGTTTGCTTTTGGTTTGGCAACAACGCTAGCAGCGTTAGGTATCGTTGCTACTTCTGTAGGTAAGGTTTACGGACAGATAGGTATTGGACTGCCAATATTTGTAAGCTTGGTGGCGATCGCCATGGGACTTAATTTACTAGAAATTTTGCCTTTGCGTTTTCCTTCATTAGGTGCAACCGACTGGATTGGCGAAGATTTACCTAGCGGAGTGCGTTCTTATTTAATCGGTTTAACTTTTGGCTTAATTGCTTCTCCATGTAGTACGCCAGTTTTAGCAACTTTACTCGCCTGGGTAGCTGCAACTCAAGATTTAGTAGTTGGTGCGGGTTTACTAGTTGCTTATGCTATTGGCTATGTTGCCCCCTTAGTTTTAGCAGGAACTTTTACGGCTTCGATTAAAAAACTCTTAGAACTGCGCCGTTGGTCTAGCTGGATAAATCCCGTAAGTGGTGCTTTATTGTTAGGTTTTGGTATATTTTCTTTGTTAACTCGCGTTAGTAGCGCGATCGCTTAA
- the infC gene encoding translation initiation factor IF-3, which produces MRRPRRKKIIKPFQKSEKYKVNNKINAERVRIIDSEGEQIGIQPLSDALTLAEESKLDLVEIAPKASPPVCKLIDYGKFKYRQQKKQAEAKKNSAENTLKELKLRYCTDTGDLDTKLRHARKFLSKGSKVKFSMRFRGREKAFVHKGKEKLENIVERLSDVADVDELNSRSRSLMYLTLAPN; this is translated from the coding sequence TTGAGAAGACCGAGAAGAAAAAAAATTATCAAGCCATTCCAAAAATCTGAAAAATATAAAGTAAACAATAAAATTAATGCCGAGCGCGTCAGGATAATAGACAGCGAAGGCGAACAGATTGGTATCCAACCGCTATCAGATGCCTTAACGCTAGCAGAAGAAAGCAAGTTGGATTTGGTAGAAATAGCACCGAAAGCTTCTCCGCCAGTATGTAAGCTGATTGACTACGGCAAGTTTAAGTATCGTCAACAAAAGAAACAGGCAGAAGCGAAAAAGAATTCGGCGGAAAATACTCTCAAAGAATTAAAATTAAGATACTGCACCGATACGGGAGATCTCGATACCAAACTGCGTCATGCACGCAAATTTCTCTCTAAAGGAAGCAAAGTTAAATTCTCTATGAGATTTAGAGGTAGAGAAAAAGCGTTTGTTCATAAAGGCAAAGAAAAGCTAGAAAATATAGTCGAACGGCTTTCTGATGTTGCCGATGTAGACGAACTAAATTCTAGAAGTAGAAGTCTAATGTATCTTACTCTAGCACCTAACTAA
- a CDS encoding YdiU family protein yields the protein MIKNNSNPILNLDYELAIETLGDDYYDLVPAAEFPQHILRFRNDSLLPLIGLNSQTVSDADFIEAFGKFQGMRPFLALRYHGYQFGQYNPYLGDGRGFLYGQVRGTDGKLYDLGTKGSGRTPYSRTADGRLTLKGGVREILAAEALFQLGVKTSRCLSMIETGESLWRGDEPSPTRSSVMVRLSRSHIRFGTFERLHYIQRSDLIEKLLDSVIKIYYSHLADTEEKYSKFYAELVERTGRLVAQWMAAGFCHGVLNTDNMSITGESFDYGPYAFIPTYDPQFTAAYFDYGRLYSYGNQPLICKHNLEMLQIPLKAIISQSDLEAGLAQFEDSYQSEYQKLMLQKLGFAELPVSLAEELLTQTIKLLSDTDIGYHAFFAELASGFNYDWRQESQLILEKTEFSKQVSERWCSTYHLCLNKLAVEEMESVGDRLKKFNPQTALLRPVIESVWQPIIAANDWQPFYDLLLKIKNKK from the coding sequence ATGATTAAAAATAATTCTAATCCAATTTTAAATCTCGATTATGAATTGGCGATCGAAACTTTGGGAGATGATTACTACGATTTAGTACCAGCAGCCGAATTTCCCCAGCATATTTTGCGGTTTCGTAATGATTCTTTGTTGCCTTTAATAGGATTAAATTCTCAAACAGTTAGCGATGCTGATTTCATTGAAGCATTTGGTAAGTTTCAAGGAATGCGTCCGTTTTTAGCCTTAAGATATCATGGCTATCAGTTTGGACAATATAATCCCTATCTTGGTGATGGCAGGGGTTTTTTATACGGACAGGTAAGAGGTACAGACGGCAAGCTTTATGACTTGGGAACTAAGGGTTCGGGAAGAACGCCCTATTCTCGTACTGCTGATGGCAGATTAACTCTAAAAGGTGGAGTTAGAGAAATATTAGCAGCCGAGGCTTTGTTTCAGTTAGGAGTTAAAACTTCTCGCTGTTTGAGCATGATTGAAACGGGAGAATCTTTATGGCGTGGTGACGAACCTTCTCCAACTCGTTCTTCGGTAATGGTTAGATTGAGTCGATCGCATATTCGGTTTGGCACGTTTGAGAGACTGCATTATATTCAGCGTTCGGATTTGATTGAAAAGTTATTAGATAGCGTTATCAAAATTTATTATTCTCATTTGGCAGACACCGAAGAAAAATACAGTAAATTTTATGCCGAATTGGTAGAAAGAACGGGACGGTTGGTCGCACAGTGGATGGCAGCAGGTTTTTGTCATGGCGTATTGAACACAGATAATATGTCGATAACAGGAGAAAGTTTCGATTATGGTCCTTACGCTTTTATTCCTACCTACGATCCGCAGTTTACAGCCGCATATTTTGACTATGGTAGACTCTACAGCTATGGCAATCAACCGCTAATTTGCAAGCACAATTTAGAAATGCTGCAAATACCTTTGAAGGCAATAATTTCTCAATCGGATTTAGAAGCAGGTTTGGCACAGTTTGAAGATAGTTATCAGTCGGAGTATCAAAAATTGATGTTGCAAAAATTGGGTTTTGCAGAGTTACCCGTTTCTCTGGCTGAAGAATTACTTACTCAGACTATTAAACTACTAAGCGATACAGATATTGGCTATCATGCGTTTTTTGCCGAACTAGCAAGTGGTTTTAATTATGATTGGCGGCAAGAAAGTCAGCTAATTTTAGAAAAGACTGAATTTAGTAAACAAGTTAGCGAACGCTGGTGCAGTACATATCATCTTTGTTTGAACAAATTAGCCGTAGAGGAGATGGAATCAGTTGGCGATCGCCTGAAAAAATTCAATCCACAGACAGCTTTACTACGTCCTGTAATAGAATCGGTATGGCAACCAATTATCGCAGCGAATGATTGGCAACCTTTTTACGATCTGTTGTTGAAAATTAAGAATAAAAAATAG
- a CDS encoding creatininase family protein has product MMHGFIPPERYFSYLTWNEIAEMPDKENVVIVQPVGAIEQHGFHLPIAVDAAISVGVLGKALSKLNNNIPAYALPCLYYGKSNEHWQFPGTITLSAATLLSVIKEVADSIYQAGFRKLVLMNSHGGQPQIMEIAARDIHQEKQDFAVFPLFTWKVPHVAGEFLSTQEKELGIHAGDAETSIMLSLLPEQVKMDRAVTEYPQGLPKDSLLSMEGKLPFAWLTKELSKSGVMGDAKAATKEKGDRILESVADGWVKVIEDIYRFQQPKC; this is encoded by the coding sequence ATGATGCACGGTTTTATTCCGCCAGAACGATACTTTTCCTATTTAACCTGGAATGAAATTGCAGAGATGCCAGACAAGGAGAATGTGGTAATCGTTCAGCCAGTTGGTGCGATCGAACAACACGGATTTCATTTACCCATAGCCGTTGATGCTGCCATTAGCGTAGGGGTATTGGGTAAAGCTTTGAGTAAACTAAATAACAATATTCCTGCCTATGCCTTACCATGTCTTTACTATGGAAAATCTAACGAACACTGGCAGTTTCCAGGCACGATTACTCTAAGTGCCGCTACTTTGTTATCAGTAATTAAAGAAGTGGCAGATAGTATCTATCAAGCGGGATTTCGCAAACTGGTTTTAATGAATTCTCATGGCGGACAACCACAGATTATGGAAATAGCTGCCAGAGATATTCACCAAGAAAAGCAAGATTTCGCCGTATTTCCCTTATTTACTTGGAAAGTACCTCATGTAGCTGGAGAGTTTCTGTCGACTCAAGAAAAAGAGTTAGGCATTCATGCAGGAGATGCCGAAACCAGCATTATGCTGTCTTTGTTACCAGAACAGGTAAAAATGGATCGCGCCGTAACCGAATATCCTCAAGGATTGCCAAAAGATAGTTTGTTGAGTATGGAAGGTAAACTACCCTTTGCTTGGTTGACTAAAGAATTGAGTAAGAGTGGCGTTATGGGTGATGCTAAAGCCGCTACTAAAGAAAAGGGCGATCGCATTTTAGAATCAGTTGCCGATGGTTGGGTAAAAGTTATTGAAGATATTTATCGCTTTCAACAACCGAAGTGTTAA
- the bioF gene encoding 8-amino-7-oxononanoate synthase: MAKSPYSWLEKALATIHHANWYRSVKTIKGRPGAVINLEGRKVINFASNDYLGLAGDKRLIQAAIEATQDYGTGSTGSRLLSGHRELHQQLERAIAQLKQTEAALVFSSGYLANIGTIAALVGSRDLILGDVYNHSSLKAGGKLSGATLINYNHCDLNDLRHKLTIKRSLYRRCLITTDSVFSMDGDLCPLSELSAIAQEFECMLLIDEAHATGVLGKTGAGCVEHFNLTGAELIQVGTLSKALGSLGGYVAGSANLIDFLRNRAPSWIYTTGLSPADTAAALAAIAIVKQEPERRETLISHRQYLQRHLPQADLFSSESPIICLGLASPQAALERSHTLQEAGIFAPAIRPPTVPTSRIRFSLMATHQPEHLQKLVEVWN, encoded by the coding sequence ATGGCTAAAAGTCCCTATAGTTGGTTAGAAAAAGCTCTAGCAACTATTCATCATGCAAACTGGTATCGTTCGGTAAAAACAATTAAAGGTCGTCCTGGGGCAGTAATTAATCTAGAAGGACGAAAAGTTATTAACTTTGCCAGTAATGACTATTTAGGTTTGGCAGGAGACAAAAGATTAATTCAAGCTGCTATAGAAGCCACGCAAGATTATGGTACTGGTAGTACTGGTTCGCGTTTGCTAAGTGGACACCGCGAGTTACACCAACAGTTGGAACGAGCGATCGCTCAATTAAAACAAACTGAAGCCGCCTTAGTTTTTAGTTCTGGTTATTTGGCAAATATAGGTACCATCGCAGCTTTGGTTGGCAGCAGAGATTTGATCTTAGGTGATGTCTACAATCACTCCAGTTTAAAAGCAGGTGGCAAACTAAGTGGTGCTACTTTAATTAACTACAATCATTGCGATCTAAACGATTTACGCCACAAACTAACAATCAAACGTTCTCTATATCGACGTTGTTTGATTACTACAGATAGCGTTTTTAGTATGGATGGAGATTTATGCCCTTTGTCAGAATTAAGCGCGATCGCGCAAGAGTTTGAGTGTATGTTATTAATCGACGAAGCCCACGCTACTGGTGTTTTAGGTAAAACTGGTGCGGGTTGTGTCGAACACTTTAACCTTACTGGTGCAGAATTAATTCAAGTAGGCACCCTTAGTAAAGCTTTAGGTAGTTTGGGCGGTTATGTAGCTGGTAGTGCCAATCTCATTGATTTTCTACGCAATCGCGCCCCAAGCTGGATTTACACTACAGGACTTTCTCCTGCCGATACTGCAGCAGCCCTGGCAGCCATCGCTATTGTCAAACAAGAACCAGAAAGACGCGAAACTCTAATAAGTCATCGTCAATATTTACAGCGACATTTACCCCAAGCCGATTTATTTTCTTCAGAATCACCAATTATTTGTCTGGGTTTAGCTTCACCTCAAGCAGCTTTAGAGCGATCGCATACTTTACAGGAAGCGGGAATATTTGCCCCTGCAATTCGTCCTCCTACTGTTCCCACTAGTCGCATACGTTTTTCTTTAATGGCAACCCACCAACCAGAACACCTGCAAAAATTAGTAGAGGTTTGGAATTAG
- the panB gene encoding 3-methyl-2-oxobutanoate hydroxymethyltransferase, with the protein MAVTIQQLTKWKQQHRSIVCLTAWDYSLARVLDKAGVDLILVGDSLAMVGLGHANTLPVTLDEMIHHAKAVCRGVERALVVCDLPFMSYQASISQAIKAAGKVLKEAGVSAVKLEGGHPRIIDTVAELTAIGIPVMGHVGLTPQSVRILGYKQQGKTEVAANKIIDEAIALEQAGAFAIILEHIPGELAATITSKLAIPTIGIGAGNQCDGQVLVTADLLGLSASQPPFAKAYVDLTKIITDAVGDFSREVRDRTFPSESR; encoded by the coding sequence ATGGCAGTAACGATACAACAATTAACAAAGTGGAAACAGCAACATAGATCGATTGTGTGTTTGACTGCATGGGATTATAGTCTGGCACGAGTTTTAGATAAAGCAGGAGTAGACTTGATTTTAGTCGGTGACTCTCTAGCAATGGTAGGCTTGGGTCATGCCAATACCTTACCCGTGACTTTAGATGAAATGATCCATCATGCTAAAGCAGTGTGTCGGGGAGTCGAACGAGCTTTGGTAGTTTGCGACTTGCCTTTTATGAGCTATCAAGCTAGTATTTCGCAAGCTATTAAGGCGGCAGGGAAAGTTTTAAAAGAAGCAGGTGTCTCGGCGGTAAAACTTGAAGGCGGACATCCTCGTATTATCGATACTGTAGCCGAGTTAACCGCAATTGGCATTCCTGTTATGGGTCATGTCGGTTTGACTCCTCAATCAGTACGTATCCTTGGTTACAAACAGCAGGGCAAAACCGAAGTCGCAGCTAATAAAATTATCGATGAAGCGATCGCTTTAGAGCAAGCTGGCGCATTTGCGATTATCCTCGAACACATTCCTGGCGAACTAGCAGCCACCATTACTTCCAAGTTAGCAATTCCGACTATCGGTATTGGTGCGGGCAATCAATGTGACGGTCAGGTTTTAGTAACCGCTGACTTGTTAGGTTTATCTGCCAGTCAACCGCCTTTTGCCAAAGCCTATGTCGATCTGACTAAAATTATTACCGATGCCGTTGGCGATTTTAGCCGCGAAGTGCGCGATCGCACCTTTCCCTCAGAAAGTCGATAA
- a CDS encoding ABC transporter ATP-binding protein — MASLELQNLQKQYRPDVIPVKDISLTVDDGEFLTLLGPSGCGKSTLLRLIAGLETPTKGRVIISGKNINRVPPGDRNMAMVFQSYALYPHMTAAENISTSLRLRKLPQEEINRRVTDAANQLELNSILDRKPGQMSGGQRQRVALARALVRDPDVFLLDEPLSNLDALLREQVRAQMKQLFKEQNKPVVYVTHDQTEAMTLSTKVAVLSRGSIQQLDRPSRIYSHPANEFVASFVGSPQMNLLTVKCESNTAFLGNYKLPLPHLAINPPQMLLGIRPEDIYLATPEDSNSIAGKVFLVEQLGKEKLISVRVEPDITLRVLLPSDRQWDEDRIHLTLPSQKIHWFDLETGDRCNRD; from the coding sequence ATGGCAAGTTTAGAATTACAAAATCTGCAAAAACAATATCGTCCCGACGTTATTCCCGTTAAAGATATTTCTCTAACGGTTGATGATGGGGAATTTTTGACTTTGTTAGGTCCTTCGGGATGCGGTAAATCGACCTTGTTACGCTTGATTGCGGGTTTGGAAACACCAACCAAAGGTAGAGTTATTATCAGCGGGAAAAATATCAACCGCGTTCCTCCAGGCGATCGCAACATGGCAATGGTGTTTCAAAGTTACGCTCTATATCCCCATATGACAGCAGCAGAAAACATTAGCACCTCCCTCAGACTGCGAAAACTGCCCCAGGAAGAGATTAATCGACGAGTTACCGACGCTGCCAATCAACTAGAGCTAAACAGTATTTTAGACCGCAAACCAGGTCAAATGTCTGGGGGACAACGTCAACGGGTAGCTTTAGCCAGAGCTTTAGTCCGCGATCCCGATGTATTTTTGTTAGACGAACCTTTGAGTAACTTAGATGCCTTACTAAGAGAACAGGTAAGAGCGCAGATGAAACAGTTATTTAAAGAACAAAACAAACCCGTAGTTTATGTTACCCACGATCAAACCGAAGCGATGACCCTGTCTACCAAAGTCGCCGTGTTAAGTAGGGGTTCGATTCAACAACTCGATCGCCCCAGTCGCATTTATTCCCATCCTGCTAACGAATTTGTGGCTAGTTTTGTTGGCAGTCCGCAAATGAATTTACTAACGGTAAAATGCGAGAGCAATACGGCATTTTTAGGTAACTATAAACTTCCTCTGCCACATCTAGCTATCAATCCACCACAAATGTTGCTCGGTATTCGTCCTGAAGATATTTATTTGGCTACACCAGAAGACAGCAACTCGATTGCGGGTAAAGTCTTTTTAGTCGAGCAATTAGGCAAAGAAAAGTTAATTAGCGTCCGCGTCGAACCAGATATTACCCTGAGAGTCTTGCTACCGAGCGATCGCCAATGGGATGAAGATCGTATTCACTTAACATTACCGAGTCAAAAAATTCACTGGTTCGATCTCGAAACGGGCGACCGCTGCAATCGAGATTAA
- a CDS encoding sugar O-acetyltransferase: MKGKTEREKMLDGELYLAKDDELVQMHLAALRLLHTFNNSHPDKLDKRSEIISRLLGSIGLNAEINPPFYCDYGCHIFAGDNLYVNSDCVILDCNTVYLGDNVLLAPKVQIYTAYHPIEPELRLTNKELAKPVIIGNNVWFGGGAIVCPGVSIGSNVTIGAGSVVTKNIPDNVVAVGNPCRIIKEI, translated from the coding sequence ATGAAAGGGAAAACCGAGCGAGAAAAAATGCTCGATGGCGAGTTGTATTTAGCTAAAGATGATGAGCTAGTTCAAATGCACCTTGCTGCCCTGAGACTACTTCATACTTTTAATAATTCTCATCCCGATAAATTAGATAAACGCTCGGAAATTATTTCTCGTTTATTAGGCAGTATTGGTTTGAATGCCGAGATTAATCCTCCATTTTATTGTGATTATGGCTGTCATATTTTTGCTGGTGATAATTTGTACGTTAACAGCGATTGTGTAATTCTCGACTGCAATACAGTATATCTGGGAGACAATGTTTTACTGGCACCAAAGGTGCAAATTTATACGGCATATCATCCTATAGAACCCGAATTGAGGTTAACTAATAAAGAATTGGCAAAACCCGTCATAATTGGCAACAATGTCTGGTTTGGTGGGGGTGCGATTGTTTGTCCTGGAGTATCAATAGGCTCGAACGTAACTATCGGTGCTGGTAGCGTAGTTACCAAAAATATTCCCGATAATGTTGTTGCTGTTGGTAATCCCTGTCGCATTATTAAAGAGATTTAA
- a CDS encoding VOC family protein, giving the protein MSISTNLQPMGITAGSLRRVHHIALNVKDMEASRHFYGNILGLHELKGDEVPETLIELVAAGKVTNFATPDGTILDLFWEPDLLPPDPNPERGFTRANHLAFDIDPRSFDRAVEILKQNQVNIAGDIVSRPTGKGFYLYDPDGFIVEIRCDPLPES; this is encoded by the coding sequence ATGAGCATTAGTACTAACTTACAGCCAATGGGTATTACTGCGGGGTCTTTACGCAGAGTACATCACATTGCCTTAAACGTAAAAGACATGGAAGCTTCGCGACATTTTTATGGCAATATTTTAGGACTTCACGAACTTAAGGGTGATGAAGTACCAGAAACCTTAATTGAGTTAGTTGCAGCTGGTAAAGTTACCAATTTTGCTACCCCAGATGGCACAATTCTCGATTTGTTTTGGGAACCAGATTTATTACCGCCAGATCCCAATCCAGAAAGGGGATTTACTCGCGCCAATCATTTAGCTTTTGATATCGATCCGCGCAGCTTCGATCGCGCTGTAGAAATCCTCAAACAAAATCAGGTAAATATAGCTGGTGATATAGTAAGCCGCCCTACTGGTAAAGGATTTTATCTCTACGATCCCGATGGTTTTATAGTTGAAATTCGCTGCGATCCCTTACCTGAATCTTAA